A single window of Flavobacterium sp. 140616W15 DNA harbors:
- a CDS encoding exopolysaccharide biosynthesis polyprenyl glycosylphosphotransferase yields MRTKTGRYSGYIRPFSYLIDLIIINLFAVYIIDFPVHKIVFPLALSFAWVSIAVHLGFYEVYRYTKVIAILNCALKQYVLFSLVVFALAFFYSKRISLPSVIVFISSSFLVILTIKFSIYFFLKKFRVLYGGNFRRVVLIGNSKSVAPLQNFFTDNLDYGYKLMHIFDIGSEKKCQINQMKDFVLLNRIDEMYCSMIDLSQQQMRDLIYFADNNLKTLKFIPDDKQIFFRNFMFEYYDYIPVLKLRNIRLDDNFNKVVKRIFDIVFSTIIILGILSWLIPIIGILIKSETKGPIFFKQKRNGLNNKEFYCYKFRSMKLNDGAHINLASKNDERITKIGKFIRKTSIDELPQFFNVLMGNMSVVGPRPHMLSVTEVYALKINKFMVRHFVKPGITGLAQTSGFRGEVESDKDIINRVKYDIFYMENWSILLDIKIIFDTIRNTLKGDDKAY; encoded by the coding sequence ATGCGTACAAAAACAGGAAGATATTCAGGTTATATTAGGCCTTTTTCATATTTGATAGATTTAATTATCATTAATCTATTTGCGGTTTATATAATTGATTTTCCTGTTCACAAAATTGTATTTCCTTTAGCTTTAAGCTTTGCTTGGGTTTCTATTGCTGTACATTTAGGTTTTTATGAAGTATATCGATATACTAAAGTAATTGCAATTTTAAACTGTGCACTTAAGCAATATGTTTTGTTTAGTTTAGTAGTTTTTGCATTAGCTTTTTTTTATTCGAAAAGAATAAGTTTACCTTCAGTAATTGTGTTTATTAGTTCATCCTTTTTGGTGATATTGACCATTAAATTTTCTATTTATTTTTTCCTAAAAAAATTCAGGGTACTATATGGAGGTAATTTCAGACGAGTAGTATTAATTGGGAATAGCAAGAGCGTTGCTCCATTGCAAAATTTTTTTACTGATAATTTAGATTATGGATATAAGCTGATGCATATATTTGATATTGGGAGTGAGAAAAAATGCCAAATTAATCAAATGAAAGATTTTGTTTTATTAAATAGAATAGATGAAATGTATTGTTCTATGATTGATTTATCGCAACAACAAATGAGAGATCTTATTTATTTTGCAGATAATAATTTGAAGACATTAAAGTTTATTCCAGACGATAAACAAATATTTTTCAGAAATTTTATGTTCGAATATTATGATTATATACCTGTTCTTAAGTTAAGGAATATCCGGCTAGATGATAATTTTAATAAAGTAGTTAAGCGTATTTTTGATATAGTTTTTTCTACTATAATTATACTTGGAATACTTTCGTGGTTAATACCAATTATAGGAATTTTAATAAAATCAGAAACAAAAGGGCCCATTTTTTTCAAGCAAAAAAGGAATGGATTGAATAATAAAGAGTTTTATTGTTATAAGTTTCGATCGATGAAATTAAATGATGGAGCACATATAAATTTGGCCTCTAAAAACGATGAGAGAATAACAAAAATAGGTAAGTTTATTCGTAAGACGAGTATTGATGAGCTGCCACAATTTTTCAACGTTTTAATGGGAAATATGTCAGTAGTAGGACCAAGACCTCATATGTTAAGCGTAACGGAGGTTTATGCGCTTAAAATCAATAAATTTATGGTAAGGCATTTTGTCAAGCCAGGTATTACAGGATTAGCTCAAACGAGCGGGTTTCGTGGCGAAGTTGAATCGGATAAGGATATTATTAATCGAGTTAAATATGATATTTTTTATATGGAAAATTGGTCTATTTTATTGGATATAAAAATAATTTTTGATACGATTCGTAATACGCTAAAAGGCGATGATAAAGCATATTAA
- a CDS encoding glycosyltransferase family 2 protein: protein MDLVSIIIPTYNCEKFIHQTVQSVQNQSYPNWEIILIDDASTDNTVTIINEFAQVDNRIKIIELEKNSGNGFARNVALDKANGRYIAFLDADDLWFPLKLEKQIKFLKDKNLPFTFSFYEWIDEEGNILNKKIEAPLKLTYQELFFCNYIGNLTAIYDVDFFGKITTEATQKRQDWRLWLTILKQIKEAKPVPESLAYYRIRKDSISSSKFKLIKHNFGVYRRFHGFNFMVSCIYTTRFLFTQLIIKPRYIKKV from the coding sequence ATGGATTTAGTTTCTATTATAATTCCAACATATAATTGCGAAAAATTTATTCATCAAACGGTGCAATCTGTACAAAACCAAAGTTATCCTAACTGGGAAATTATTTTGATTGACGATGCTTCGACAGATAATACAGTGACAATAATAAATGAATTTGCTCAAGTCGATAATCGAATAAAGATAATCGAATTAGAAAAAAATTCAGGAAATGGTTTTGCTAGAAATGTAGCTTTGGATAAAGCAAATGGAAGGTATATAGCATTTCTTGATGCTGACGATCTATGGTTTCCCTTAAAATTAGAAAAACAAATAAAGTTCTTAAAAGATAAGAATCTGCCTTTTACGTTTAGTTTTTATGAGTGGATTGATGAAGAAGGGAATATTTTAAACAAAAAGATAGAAGCTCCACTAAAATTGACTTATCAGGAATTGTTTTTTTGTAACTATATAGGCAATTTAACTGCAATCTACGATGTTGATTTTTTTGGAAAAATTACTACCGAAGCGACTCAAAAAAGACAAGATTGGCGCTTGTGGCTTACGATTTTAAAGCAAATTAAAGAAGCAAAACCTGTTCCTGAATCTTTGGCTTATTATAGGATAAGAAAAGATTCAATTTCATCTTCAAAGTTTAAATTGATAAAGCATAATTTTGGCGTTTACAGGCGATTTCATGGATTTAATTTTATGGTTTCATGCATTTATACGACTCGATTTTTGTTCACACAATTGATTATTAAGCCAAGATATATAAAGAAAGTTTAG